A region from the Leptolyngbya subtilissima AS-A7 genome encodes:
- a CDS encoding DUF1499 domain-containing protein encodes MALILAGLLAIALWAFPTWSAFAIATPAPQSLGAIPGLSEIFAGETPKLGITDGKLLLCPSTSNCVVSQGADKDHAIAPIAYTTSREKARELLTKVLGVVPRTEIVTQQENYIRAKSTSRIMGFVDDTEFYLPEDEPVIHVRAAARLGESDLGVNRRRLEQIRFALQDLGI; translated from the coding sequence ATGGCTTTAATCCTTGCGGGTCTTTTGGCGATTGCGTTGTGGGCCTTCCCGACTTGGTCAGCTTTTGCGATCGCAACTCCTGCCCCCCAGTCTCTGGGTGCCATTCCTGGCTTATCGGAGATATTTGCGGGAGAGACACCTAAACTCGGGATCACGGATGGCAAGCTGTTACTCTGCCCATCAACGTCTAACTGTGTCGTTAGCCAGGGTGCTGACAAAGACCACGCGATTGCGCCAATTGCCTACACAACCAGCCGGGAAAAAGCTCGTGAGCTACTAACTAAAGTGCTGGGTGTTGTGCCCCGTACTGAGATTGTGACCCAGCAGGAAAACTACATCCGAGCTAAGTCCACCAGCCGCATCATGGGGTTTGTAGACGATACTGAATTCTACTTGCCCGAGGATGAGCCAGTTATCCATGTTCGAGCAGCAGCCCGCTTAGGAGAATCTGATTTAGGCGTAAATAGACGGCGATTGGAGCAGATTCGCTTCGCCTTACAGGACTTAGGTATTTAG
- a CDS encoding NCS2 family permease, which translates to MSQPTEQLPQAPPNSGPGNRIAEFFDFAGHRTNFRTESLAGLTTFVTMAYILIVNPAILSNAIFLNESGDLFGELVMATGLSSALATLVMALYARLPFALAPGMGINAYFAFTVVLGLGIDWRVALAAVLIEGVIFILMTVSNLRSHIVEAIPDAVKHATTAGIGLFIAYIALKGAGIIVPSEATLTALGNLRSPQTAMALLGLAITAALFARRVTGALLWGILGTSVLAWVLGVSPWPTGLMAVPPAPIDLFGQAFVGLGELFRINFWQMVSIVFVFLFVDLFDTIGTLTGLGSKAGYINSEGHFPGVEKAFMADAVGTTAGAVLGTSTVTTYIESASGIAEGGRSGFTALVVAVLFLASLLFIPLLQGIPAFATAPALIIVGVLMMSAAKNIDWDEPADAIAAFLTIIMMPLAFSIAEGLAMGLIAYPLMKAFQGKTSQTTIGMWILAAIFLLRYIFVAGG; encoded by the coding sequence GTGAGCCAGCCTACTGAACAACTGCCGCAGGCGCCACCGAATTCGGGGCCGGGAAACAGAATTGCTGAGTTTTTTGATTTTGCGGGCCATCGCACCAACTTTCGCACTGAATCGCTAGCAGGGCTGACCACCTTCGTCACGATGGCCTACATCTTGATTGTGAACCCAGCTATTTTGTCAAACGCGATCTTTCTCAACGAGTCAGGAGATTTGTTTGGGGAACTAGTGATGGCCACGGGCCTGTCGTCAGCGCTGGCCACCTTGGTCATGGCGCTCTATGCCAGGCTGCCCTTTGCCCTGGCTCCTGGGATGGGCATCAACGCTTACTTTGCCTTTACGGTGGTGCTGGGTCTGGGAATTGACTGGCGGGTGGCCCTGGCGGCGGTGCTGATTGAGGGAGTCATTTTCATTCTCATGACCGTTTCTAACTTGCGCAGCCACATTGTGGAGGCCATTCCCGATGCGGTGAAGCACGCCACCACAGCGGGAATTGGTCTGTTTATTGCTTACATTGCTCTAAAGGGCGCGGGCATTATTGTGCCGTCGGAGGCCACGCTGACGGCCCTGGGCAACCTGCGATCGCCCCAAACGGCCATGGCCCTGCTTGGTCTGGCGATCACCGCAGCGCTATTCGCTCGGCGGGTGACGGGGGCGCTGCTGTGGGGGATCTTGGGAACTTCGGTGTTGGCCTGGGTTTTGGGGGTGTCGCCCTGGCCGACGGGGTTGATGGCAGTGCCTCCGGCCCCGATCGATCTGTTTGGTCAGGCCTTTGTCGGACTGGGGGAACTGTTCCGCATCAATTTCTGGCAAATGGTCAGCATTGTCTTTGTGTTTCTGTTTGTGGATTTGTTTGACACCATTGGCACCCTGACTGGGCTGGGCTCTAAGGCGGGCTACATCAACAGCGAGGGCCATTTCCCCGGGGTGGAAAAGGCGTTTATGGCCGACGCCGTGGGTACTACTGCTGGGGCCGTGTTGGGCACCTCAACGGTGACAACCTACATTGAGTCAGCCTCGGGCATTGCCGAAGGGGGACGCAGCGGCTTTACAGCCCTGGTGGTCGCGGTGCTGTTTTTGGCGTCGTTGCTATTTATTCCTCTGTTGCAGGGCATTCCGGCCTTTGCCACCGCCCCGGCGCTGATTATTGTGGGGGTGCTGATGATGTCGGCAGCTAAGAATATCGATTGGGATGAGCCCGCCGATGCGATCGCCGCCTTTTTGACCATCATCATGATGCCCTTGGCTTTCTCTATTGCTGAAGGTCTAGCCATGGGGCTGATTGCCTATCCTCTCATGAAAGCCTTCCAGGGCAAAACCTCGCAGACCACCATCGGTATGTGGATTTTGGCCGCTATTTTCTTGCTGCGGTACATCTTTGTGGCAGGCGGCTAG
- a CDS encoding site-2 protease family protein: MVFFWLIVLGLLTYVLLQRSVSRITRTPVWLLWLVMMLPAFILTAWVMVNGSEKPAPTGLLLGLFIACPILYWALIQKGRIDPPKAANVEGAIADAKLLTPPPKPVPRPIDKDEEAMLQGCFPWSVYYLQNIEYRPQAMICRGQLRSTPTVAYDTVRENIRRHFGDRFLVLFQEGLQGKPVFALVPNPQVEKGDRSNQTLTRPGLALGLLLVTLFTTTAVGTYLAGVTEEQLQAMPALILQGLPYALGLLVILGCHEMGHYLAARRYKMRVTLPYFIPVPFFLGTLGAFIQMKSPVPNRRALFDVGIAGPLSGLVVAVPLLLWGLSQSTIVPIPETGASLLNFEALDPKASLMLTLLSKLVLGSAVSADEAIHLHPIAIAGCLGLVVTALNLMPVGQLDGGHIVHAMYGQRIGGIVGQVARLLVFGLALVHPELMIWAILLFFIPAADQPALNDVSELDDRRDMLGLVALTLLVMIVLPAPGILTRLLY; encoded by the coding sequence ATGGTGTTTTTCTGGCTTATAGTTCTTGGTCTGCTGACCTATGTGCTGCTTCAGCGCAGCGTTAGCCGCATCACCCGTACCCCCGTGTGGCTGCTGTGGCTGGTGATGATGCTGCCAGCATTTATTCTCACCGCCTGGGTAATGGTCAACGGCAGCGAAAAGCCTGCCCCCACCGGGCTGCTGCTAGGTCTATTTATTGCCTGCCCGATTCTCTACTGGGCGCTGATTCAGAAGGGGCGCATTGACCCACCCAAAGCGGCTAACGTCGAGGGCGCGATCGCAGACGCCAAGCTACTGACACCACCGCCCAAGCCCGTCCCACGTCCCATCGACAAAGACGAAGAGGCGATGCTGCAGGGCTGTTTCCCCTGGTCGGTGTACTATCTGCAAAACATTGAATATCGCCCTCAGGCCATGATCTGTCGGGGCCAGCTGCGCTCTACGCCCACCGTGGCCTACGACACGGTGCGAGAGAATATTCGTCGCCACTTCGGCGATCGCTTCTTAGTCCTCTTTCAGGAAGGTCTTCAAGGCAAGCCGGTGTTTGCCCTGGTGCCCAACCCTCAGGTGGAGAAGGGCGATCGCAGCAACCAAACCCTGACTCGTCCTGGGCTGGCCCTTGGCCTGTTGCTCGTCACCCTGTTTACTACCACCGCCGTGGGCACCTACCTGGCGGGCGTTACCGAAGAACAGCTCCAGGCCATGCCCGCGCTCATTCTGCAGGGCTTGCCTTACGCCTTAGGGCTGCTGGTCATTCTCGGCTGTCACGAGATGGGTCACTACCTGGCCGCCCGTCGCTACAAGATGCGGGTCACGCTGCCCTACTTCATTCCGGTGCCGTTTTTCTTGGGCACTTTAGGGGCGTTCATTCAAATGAAGTCGCCAGTGCCCAACCGCCGTGCCCTGTTTGACGTGGGCATTGCTGGGCCTTTGTCGGGCCTGGTGGTCGCGGTGCCGCTGCTGCTGTGGGGGCTCAGCCAATCCACCATCGTGCCCATTCCCGAAACCGGCGCTAGCCTGCTGAATTTTGAGGCCCTAGACCCTAAGGCGTCCCTGATGCTGACCCTACTTTCTAAGCTGGTGCTGGGGTCAGCGGTGTCGGCCGATGAGGCGATTCACCTACACCCAATCGCGATCGCGGGCTGCCTGGGTCTGGTGGTCACTGCCCTCAACCTCATGCCTGTGGGCCAGCTCGACGGTGGCCACATTGTCCATGCTATGTACGGCCAGCGGATTGGCGGCATTGTGGGCCAGGTGGCCCGGCTGTTGGTGTTTGGCCTCGCCCTGGTGCACCCTGAATTAATGATCTGGGCGATTCTGCTGTTCTTTATTCCGGCGGCAGATCAGCCTGCCCTCAACGATGTCAGCGAGCTAGACGACCGCCGCGACATGCTGGGACTGGTGGCCTTGACACTGCTGGTTATGATTGTGCTGCCAGCACCGGGCATTCTTACCCGGCTGCTGTATTAG
- a CDS encoding MBL fold metallo-hydrolase has translation MTAASAPVSSPSPKAPRPVFDTVYAFAPNRDTQGATAYFIVNNTAEGLPANLLIDAPAWDEDNRAWLAAQGGVQQLFITHRGGMGRAAAIQKALDCEVVMQEQEAYLLPDTPTTTFHHSFTFSPELEAFWTPGHSPGSACLYYRAYGGVLFTGRHLLPSRTGEPEPLRLSKTFHWPRQLHQVELLKTRFSSGTLAHICPGASTGFLRGQRTIDRAYERLQQINIDTYQGVQPLL, from the coding sequence ATGACAGCAGCTTCAGCGCCGGTTTCATCCCCCAGCCCCAAGGCTCCGCGCCCGGTGTTTGACACCGTCTATGCCTTTGCTCCCAACCGCGACACCCAGGGAGCTACGGCTTACTTCATTGTAAACAACACTGCCGAGGGCCTGCCTGCCAATCTACTCATTGATGCTCCGGCCTGGGATGAGGACAACCGCGCCTGGCTGGCGGCCCAGGGTGGGGTGCAACAGCTGTTCATTACCCATCGGGGCGGCATGGGTCGGGCGGCAGCTATTCAAAAAGCCTTGGACTGCGAAGTGGTGATGCAAGAGCAGGAGGCCTACCTGTTGCCAGACACCCCTACCACCACGTTTCACCACAGCTTCACATTTAGCCCCGAGCTAGAAGCTTTTTGGACTCCGGGCCACTCGCCGGGGTCGGCCTGCCTCTACTACCGCGCCTATGGCGGCGTACTATTTACCGGACGGCACCTGCTGCCCAGCCGAACGGGTGAGCCAGAACCGCTACGCCTCTCCAAAACCTTCCACTGGCCCCGCCAGCTCCATCAGGTGGAGCTGCTAAAAACCCGCTTTTCAAGCGGTACTCTAGCCCACATCTGTCCGGGGGCGAGCACGGGCTTTTTGCGGGGGCAGCGTACTATCGATCGCGCCTACGAACGGCTTCAGCAGATTAATATCGACACCTATCAAGGGGTGCAGCCATTGCTTTGA
- the ispG gene encoding (E)-4-hydroxy-3-methylbut-2-enyl-diphosphate synthase, translating to MQTLPNPVSQASVSNAFDPFDTTIHRRKTRPVPVGSITIGGGNPVVVQSMINEDTLDIKGSAAAIRRLHEIGCEIVRVTVPSMAHAKALADIRKILEDTYQPVPLVADVHHNGMKIALEVAKHVDKVRINPGLYVFEKPQAGRTSYSQSEFEDIGTKIRETLEPLVVSLRDQGKSMRIGVNHGSLAERMLFTYGDTPEGMVESALEFIRICESLDFRNLVISLKASRVPVMVAAYRLMCHRMDELGMDYPLHLGVTEAGDGEYGRIKSTAGIGTLLAQGIGDTIRVSLTEAPEKEIPVCYSILQALGLRKTMVEYVACPSCGRTLFNLEDVLHEVREATKHLTGLDIAVMGCIVNGPGEMADADYGYVGKTPGYISLYRGRDEIKKVPEDQGVAELINLIKADGRWVEPDAKV from the coding sequence ATGCAAACGCTTCCCAATCCCGTTTCCCAAGCTTCTGTATCTAACGCCTTCGATCCCTTCGACACCACCATTCACCGCCGCAAAACTCGCCCGGTGCCCGTGGGCAGTATCACCATCGGCGGCGGAAACCCGGTGGTGGTGCAGTCGATGATCAACGAAGACACCCTGGATATTAAGGGCTCTGCCGCCGCCATTCGCCGCCTGCACGAGATCGGCTGCGAAATTGTGCGCGTCACGGTGCCCAGCATGGCCCACGCCAAGGCCCTCGCCGACATTCGCAAAATTTTAGAAGACACCTACCAGCCCGTGCCCTTGGTGGCAGATGTGCACCACAACGGCATGAAGATTGCCTTAGAGGTAGCCAAACATGTGGACAAGGTACGCATTAACCCCGGCCTCTACGTGTTTGAAAAGCCCCAGGCAGGCCGCACCAGCTATTCCCAGAGCGAGTTTGAAGACATCGGCACCAAAATTCGCGAAACCCTAGAGCCCCTGGTGGTCTCTCTACGCGATCAGGGTAAGTCAATGCGCATTGGCGTCAACCACGGGTCGTTGGCCGAGCGCATGCTGTTTACCTACGGCGACACCCCCGAGGGCATGGTGGAGAGCGCCCTAGAGTTTATTCGCATCTGCGAATCCCTCGACTTCCGCAACCTGGTAATTTCGCTCAAGGCCTCGCGCGTGCCGGTGATGGTAGCCGCCTACCGGCTGATGTGCCACCGCATGGATGAGCTGGGCATGGACTACCCCCTGCACTTAGGTGTGACCGAAGCGGGCGATGGCGAGTATGGCCGGATCAAATCTACTGCGGGCATCGGCACCCTGCTGGCCCAGGGCATTGGCGACACCATTCGCGTCTCGCTGACGGAAGCGCCGGAAAAAGAGATTCCGGTATGCTACAGCATTTTGCAGGCGCTAGGCCTTCGCAAAACTATGGTGGAATACGTGGCTTGCCCCTCCTGCGGTCGCACCCTATTCAACCTCGAAGACGTGCTCCATGAGGTGCGCGAGGCCACCAAGCACCTCACTGGGCTGGATATTGCGGTGATGGGCTGCATCGTCAATGGGCCAGGTGAAATGGCCGATGCCGACTACGGTTATGTGGGCAAAACCCCCGGCTACATTTCGCTGTACCGGGGCCGCGACGAGATTAAGAAGGTGCCGGAGGATCAGGGCGTGGCGGAGCTGATCAACCTGATCAAGGCCGATGGGCGCTGGGTAGAGCCAGATGCCAAGGTTTAG
- a CDS encoding urease accessory protein UreF — MTTTKAQALLRLLQLTSPALPVGAYSYSEGLETLVEQGVIATSNDMLHWLTQELTYGLVVLDGAAVGLVHSAAAQAGLRAQPGEATTEAIAQLNHQLSALRDSEETRQQSWDMGRALVRMGTHLHPDLKPWFSAAGSPCNFAVAFALVAARWEIDAPSAVLGYLHSWAANLVTSAVKLIPLGQTMGQEMLLELYPVLEATGDRAIATQALDELSLSSWGTSLATMQHEVLYTRLFRS, encoded by the coding sequence ATGACCACAACTAAAGCTCAAGCCCTGCTGCGGCTGCTACAGCTCACCAGCCCAGCCTTGCCGGTGGGGGCCTACAGCTATTCTGAAGGGCTAGAGACCCTAGTTGAGCAAGGGGTGATTGCGACCTCGAACGACATGCTGCATTGGCTTACCCAAGAGCTGACCTACGGCTTGGTCGTTCTTGACGGTGCCGCCGTGGGGTTAGTTCATAGTGCTGCCGCTCAGGCTGGTTTGAGGGCTCAACCGGGAGAGGCCACTACCGAGGCGATCGCTCAGCTCAACCACCAGCTCTCGGCCCTGCGCGACAGCGAAGAAACCCGCCAGCAGAGCTGGGATATGGGCCGCGCCCTGGTGCGTATGGGCACCCATCTACACCCCGATCTCAAACCCTGGTTTAGTGCAGCGGGCAGCCCCTGCAACTTTGCTGTGGCCTTTGCTCTGGTGGCAGCTCGATGGGAGATTGATGCCCCATCGGCGGTGCTGGGCTACTTGCATAGCTGGGCCGCTAACCTGGTGACCAGTGCGGTCAAGCTGATTCCCCTGGGACAGACTATGGGGCAGGAGATGCTGCTGGAGCTATACCCAGTGTTGGAGGCGACGGGCGATCGCGCGATCGCCACCCAGGCCCTAGATGAACTCTCCCTCAGCAGCTGGGGCACATCGCTGGCCACCATGCAGCACGAAGTTCTTTACACACGTCTGTTCCGGAGTTAG
- the ureE gene encoding urease accessory protein UreE has protein sequence MLTVNRILSPDRAAPVVATLSLTASDRAKSRHRFTADDGTAVYLNLPRGTVLRGGDLLGGDAETVIRVVAKPEPVVVVKADSGFDLMRAAYHLGNRHVSLELAPDSLKLEPDPVLEAMLQQLGNLELTTATLPFEPEAGAYRTAAPSPYGHSHDHN, from the coding sequence TTGCTGACTGTCAATCGTATACTGTCCCCCGATAGGGCCGCCCCTGTAGTAGCCACCCTGTCACTGACGGCGAGCGATCGCGCTAAATCTCGCCACCGCTTCACCGCAGACGATGGCACCGCCGTCTACCTCAACCTGCCGCGCGGCACCGTACTGCGCGGGGGCGATTTGCTTGGAGGCGATGCTGAGACAGTCATTCGCGTTGTGGCTAAGCCAGAGCCAGTAGTGGTCGTCAAGGCCGACTCTGGCTTTGACCTGATGCGGGCCGCCTATCATTTGGGCAACCGCCACGTTTCGTTAGAGCTAGCCCCAGACAGCCTTAAGCTAGAGCCCGACCCCGTGCTCGAAGCCATGCTGCAACAGCTGGGTAACTTAGAACTCACCACCGCCACTCTGCCCTTTGAGCCCGAGGCTGGGGCCTATCGCACTGCTGCCCCTAGCCCCTACGGCCACAGCCATGACCACAACTAA
- a CDS encoding hemolysin family protein: MSDIALKSVFIFLLIVANGVFSGSEIALVSARKARLEHQARRGNAKARLALRLANNPNDFLSTAQIGITLIGILSGALGGATVAANLSQILNQVPVLAPYSDVLGLAIVVGLITYLSLVVGELVPKRIALSYPEAIACQVAGPMKSLSRLATPFVVLLGMSTSFLVNLMGLKERPDAAITEEELRLLIDQGTEAGTFEVAEQEMMGRVLQLGDRPIRSIMTPRTDIEWLDVDASFTEHSELVMQSAHSHFPVCKNSIDDCVGVVSLKALLPNYRSQNAEPTTLLSLVQPPLFVAESTYVLKVLELFKASGTHFAMVLDEYGGVEGLVTLNDVVEAIVGDLPSLEDAEDPMMTQRDDGSWLLDGLLPVDDLKDLLNREELSEDEDNYHTLAGFVIRHMGRIPNAGDFFEWEGLRFEVVDMDGRRVDKVLLQNLPPRSESDWGEEDEEMGSRGVRE, translated from the coding sequence ATGTCCGATATTGCCCTCAAAAGTGTGTTCATTTTTCTGCTGATCGTGGCCAATGGGGTGTTTTCAGGGTCAGAAATCGCCCTGGTGTCGGCTCGCAAGGCTCGCCTAGAACACCAGGCTCGGCGAGGTAACGCCAAGGCACGGCTGGCCCTCAGGTTGGCCAACAACCCCAACGATTTTCTATCGACTGCACAGATTGGCATTACGCTGATTGGCATTCTCAGCGGTGCCCTGGGGGGAGCCACGGTGGCCGCCAACCTAAGCCAGATCCTTAATCAGGTGCCCGTTCTCGCTCCCTATAGCGATGTGCTCGGTTTGGCGATCGTGGTAGGGCTAATTACTTATCTATCGCTGGTGGTGGGCGAACTGGTGCCAAAGCGCATTGCCCTCAGCTATCCCGAGGCCATTGCCTGCCAGGTGGCTGGCCCCATGAAGAGTCTGTCTCGACTGGCAACTCCTTTTGTGGTGCTGCTGGGTATGTCAACTAGCTTTCTCGTCAATCTCATGGGGCTCAAGGAACGCCCTGACGCTGCTATCACTGAAGAAGAATTGCGCTTGCTGATCGACCAGGGCACCGAAGCTGGCACCTTTGAGGTAGCCGAGCAAGAAATGATGGGACGGGTGCTGCAACTGGGCGATCGCCCAATTCGCTCGATTATGACCCCCCGCACCGACATTGAATGGCTGGATGTAGACGCCTCATTTACCGAACACAGCGAGCTGGTAATGCAGAGCGCCCACTCCCACTTTCCGGTGTGCAAGAACAGCATCGATGACTGCGTGGGGGTAGTGTCGCTCAAGGCTCTGCTGCCCAACTACCGCAGTCAAAACGCCGAACCGACGACGTTGCTTAGCCTGGTGCAACCGCCCCTGTTTGTGGCTGAGAGCACCTATGTGCTCAAGGTGCTAGAGCTGTTTAAAGCCTCGGGTACCCACTTTGCCATGGTGCTCGACGAGTACGGTGGCGTCGAGGGGCTAGTCACCCTCAACGACGTGGTAGAGGCGATCGTGGGCGATCTGCCTTCCCTAGAAGATGCCGAAGACCCGATGATGACCCAGCGGGATGACGGTTCCTGGCTGCTCGACGGCCTACTGCCGGTAGATGACCTGAAAGACCTGCTCAACCGCGAAGAACTGAGCGAAGACGAAGACAACTACCACACCCTGGCGGGCTTCGTCATTCGGCACATGGGTCGCATTCCCAATGCTGGTGACTTTTTTGAATGGGAAGGGCTGCGGTTTGAGGTCGTCGATATGGATGGCCGCCGAGTGGACAAGGTGCTGCTGCAAAACTTGCCGCCGCGATCGGAGTCGGACTGGGGGGAGGAGGACGAAGAGATGGGAAGTAGGGGAGTGAGGGAGTAA
- a CDS encoding DUF1622 domain-containing protein — MVEPLEQLLEEIVLLTTFCLEAISVLCVVVGLFKTALLAARLIQRYRGDEFPFNQVRLRFGLWLALALEFQLGADILSTTVAPTTQDLIKLALIAVIRTFLNYFLGREMATEMVLVKEQRQLDKDVTE; from the coding sequence GTGGTTGAGCCTTTAGAGCAGCTGCTAGAAGAGATTGTCCTCCTCACCACGTTTTGTTTAGAGGCAATTTCGGTGCTGTGCGTCGTGGTCGGGCTGTTTAAAACGGCACTCCTAGCCGCCCGTCTGATCCAGCGGTACCGGGGTGACGAGTTTCCTTTCAATCAGGTGCGGCTGAGGTTTGGGCTATGGCTGGCCCTTGCCCTAGAGTTTCAGCTAGGGGCCGACATTCTCTCTACCACCGTGGCCCCCACCACCCAAGACCTGATCAAACTGGCCTTGATTGCCGTCATCCGCACCTTCTTAAACTACTTTTTAGGCCGAGAAATGGCTACCGAAATGGTCCTGGTGAAGGAGCAGCGGCAGTTGGACAAGGACGTGACGGAGTAG
- a CDS encoding peroxiredoxin-like family protein, translated as MNNSSSYEILAQTQRQRVSDGETVPLMRGCEGSAQTLVLVWPQLGDFDSLEYAWWLQRETDTLRQRGIAVRAVGIGDRASGQKFCDYTGFPAASLFVDQTAALHRELGLYQGLTLNLPGLQPGPAAWLNLMLMCAGIASPGTLREVLRGYTGDRRAPQLIGDDEVVKAGPLPPLTGKAFAVVGGSGFQRPIELATLRLRNMTEVLSNWSTYVPNAAYLTQRGGTFLFDGQGNLLYEHRDRGILGFAATMANPLAFLDDLAPVVNIS; from the coding sequence ATGAACAATTCCAGCAGTTACGAAATCTTGGCTCAGACCCAGCGGCAGCGGGTGAGCGATGGAGAAACAGTGCCTTTGATGAGGGGCTGTGAGGGATCGGCCCAAACTTTGGTGCTGGTATGGCCTCAGCTAGGTGACTTCGACAGCTTGGAGTATGCCTGGTGGTTGCAGCGCGAGACCGATACTCTGCGCCAGCGGGGCATTGCCGTGCGGGCGGTGGGCATCGGCGATCGCGCCTCCGGCCAAAAATTCTGTGACTATACCGGCTTTCCTGCTGCATCTCTGTTTGTCGATCAAACTGCTGCTCTGCACCGCGAGCTGGGCCTATACCAGGGGCTTACCCTCAACCTGCCGGGCTTGCAGCCTGGGCCAGCCGCCTGGCTGAATTTGATGCTGATGTGTGCGGGTATTGCCAGTCCAGGGACATTGAGAGAGGTGCTGCGGGGCTATACGGGCGATCGCCGCGCCCCCCAGCTCATCGGTGACGACGAAGTGGTCAAAGCCGGACCACTGCCGCCGCTGACCGGCAAAGCCTTCGCCGTTGTTGGAGGCAGCGGCTTTCAGCGACCCATAGAACTGGCTACTCTGCGCCTGCGCAACATGACTGAGGTGCTGAGTAACTGGAGCACCTACGTGCCCAACGCTGCCTACCTCACCCAGCGAGGTGGCACCTTCTTGTTTGATGGACAGGGAAATTTGCTGTACGAGCATCGCGATCGCGGCATTCTTGGCTTTGCCGCCACCATGGCTAACCCCCTCGCCTTCTTGGATGACCTAGCTCCCGTGGTGAATATTTCCTAG
- a CDS encoding M23 family metallopeptidase: MEPNQDTPLLTRRSLLASTAAGSLAVLLSRPAQAYDVVLNPTAPELGDTISVIVIPRDPTATTPPKVTVNDSLEYPTFPISGNRFRALVPTSPLNPPGRMVIRVIGTEETRNLAVGLKNRNFPTQRITLSPSQSDLGTQHEFDRVAAFKNIVSPERYWNGPLVRPNEGRTSTQYGVRRYYNGVFAQDYYHRGLDYASPTGSPVVAPAAGRIALVGRLADGFELHGNTVGIDHGQGVLSIMIHLSRIDVSEGAMVQPGQVVGAVGNTGAATGPHLHWGLYVHGVCVDPTPWRDRGFE, from the coding sequence ATGGAGCCGAACCAAGATACTCCTTTGCTGACCCGGCGATCGCTGTTGGCCTCCACCGCCGCTGGCTCACTGGCCGTGCTGCTGAGTCGTCCGGCCCAGGCCTACGACGTGGTGCTCAACCCCACAGCTCCAGAGCTGGGTGACACCATCTCAGTAATCGTCATTCCCAGAGATCCGACCGCCACGACGCCCCCTAAGGTGACGGTCAACGATAGCCTTGAGTACCCCACCTTCCCCATCAGCGGCAATCGGTTTCGGGCGCTGGTGCCCACCAGCCCGCTGAATCCTCCTGGTCGCATGGTAATTCGGGTGATCGGCACAGAAGAAACCCGCAACCTGGCAGTGGGGCTCAAAAATCGCAACTTCCCTACCCAGCGCATTACTCTGTCGCCGAGTCAGAGCGACCTGGGCACTCAGCACGAGTTTGATCGGGTCGCGGCATTTAAGAATATCGTCAGCCCCGAGCGCTACTGGAATGGGCCACTGGTACGACCCAACGAGGGCCGCACCAGCACCCAGTACGGGGTGCGCCGCTACTACAACGGCGTCTTTGCCCAAGACTACTACCACCGGGGCCTCGACTACGCCTCTCCGACTGGCTCGCCTGTGGTGGCTCCCGCTGCCGGACGGATTGCCCTGGTGGGACGGTTAGCGGACGGGTTTGAGCTGCACGGCAACACCGTGGGCATCGACCACGGTCAGGGGGTGCTCAGCATCATGATTCACCTTAGCCGCATTGACGTTAGCGAAGGGGCCATGGTGCAGCCAGGGCAGGTCGTTGGAGCCGTGGGCAACACTGGCGCAGCTACCGGACCGCACCTGCACTGGGGACTGTATGTCCATGGGGTGTGTGTAGATCCAACCCCCTGGCGCGATCGCGGCTTTGAGTAG
- the def gene encoding peptide deformylase codes for MPAAIQVEKNKLKQPPLEIHTMGDRVLRQPAKRVAKVDDEIRALVKEMLQTMYSADGIGLAAPQVAVNKQLLVVDIDPENAANQPLVLINPQIVKVSKDIATGQEGCLSIPGVYLDVVRPAALEVAYKDENGRPKKLQANELLARCILHEMDHLAGVLFVDRVENALALNQELKKNGFYAKDVQPITAR; via the coding sequence ATGCCCGCCGCCATTCAAGTCGAAAAAAACAAGCTTAAGCAGCCGCCTTTGGAAATTCATACCATGGGCGATCGCGTGCTGCGCCAGCCCGCCAAGCGGGTGGCCAAGGTCGATGATGAAATTCGCGCCCTAGTGAAGGAAATGCTGCAAACCATGTACAGCGCCGACGGCATTGGTCTGGCGGCTCCCCAGGTGGCGGTCAACAAGCAGCTGCTGGTCGTCGATATCGACCCTGAGAACGCCGCGAACCAGCCCTTAGTGCTGATCAATCCCCAAATCGTCAAAGTTTCTAAGGACATTGCCACCGGCCAGGAGGGCTGCCTCAGCATTCCCGGCGTTTACCTTGACGTAGTTCGCCCTGCGGCGCTAGAAGTTGCTTACAAAGACGAGAATGGTCGCCCCAAAAAGCTCCAGGCCAACGAGTTGCTGGCCCGCTGCATTCTCCACGAAATGGATCACCTTGCCGGGGTGCTGTTTGTTGATCGGGTAGAAAACGCCTTGGCCCTCAACCAGGAGCTGAAAAAGAACGGCTTTTACGCCAAAGATGTGCAGCCGATCACAGCCCGTTAA